In Xyrauchen texanus isolate HMW12.3.18 chromosome 27, RBS_HiC_50CHRs, whole genome shotgun sequence, one genomic interval encodes:
- the LOC127621116 gene encoding small conductance calcium-activated potassium channel protein 2-like encodes MNSCKYNGGIIRPLGSLGASRKNLAELDSETQPLQTLHTSGLEVVVSKGNGEDPSKQSTENLVRQRPCSTPHKKNKDIGYRLGHRRALFEKRKRLSDYALIFGMFGIVVMVTETELSWGVYTKESSYSFALKCLISLSTVILLCLIIMYHAREIQLFMVDNGADDWRIAMTYERILFIVLELLVCAIHPIPGQYVFTWTARLAFTYTPSVADADVDIILSIPMFLRLYLIGRVMLLHSKLFTDASSRSIGALNKINFNTRFVMKTLMTICPGTVLLVFSISSWIIAAWTVHVCERYHDKVEVTSNFLGAMWLISITFLSIGYGDMVPNTYCGKGVCLLTGIMGAGCTALVVAVVARKLELTKAEKHVHNFMMDTQLCKRVKNTAANVLRETWLIYKYTKLVKKIDHAKVRKHQRKFLQAIHQLRSVKMEQRKLNDQANTLVDLAKTQNVMYDLVSELQERSEDLEKRIGHIETKLDSINSSLQALPGLLSQAIQQQQHHLLDGLTQRGFTLIRPSSQASERSWSSSVHRRRSPSTAPHTSSDSG; translated from the exons ATGAACAGCTGCAAGTACAATGGAGGCATAATCAGACCACTCGGCAGTCTGGGGGCATCCCGGAAGAACCTAGCAGAGCTGGACTCTGAGACCCAGCCTTTGCAGACCCTACACACTTCTGGCCTGGAGGTGGTGGTCTCCAAAGGAAACGGGGAGGACCCAAGTAAGCAGTCCACTGAGAACCTGGTGAGGCAAAGACCATGCAGCACTCCACATAAGAAGAACAAGGACATTGGCTATAGGCTCGGGCACCGAAGGGCGCTGTTCGAGAAACGCAAACGCCTTAGTGACTACGCCCTGATATTTGGAATGTTTGGTATTGTTGTTATGGTGACAGAGACTGAGCTCTCCTGGGGAGTTTATACAAAG GAATCCTCATATTCATTTGCACTGAAATGCCTTATTAGCCTCTCCACTGTAATTCTGCTCTGTCTGATCATAATGTACCACGCACGAGAGATTCAG CTCTTCATGGTGGACAATGGGGCGGACGACTGGCGGATAGCCATGACATATGAGCGGATCCTCTTCATCGTGTTAGAGCTCCTGGTGTGTGCCATCCACCCCATTCCAGGTCAGTACGTCTTTACGTGGACTGCTCGCCTGGCCTTCACCTACACCCCGTCTGTGGCCGACGCAGACGTGGACATCATCCTATCTATCCCCATGTTCCTGCGGCTGTATCTGATTGGCCGGGTCATGCTCCTGCACAGTAAGCTCTTTACGGACGCCTCGTCACGCAGTATCGGAGCCCTCAATAAGATCAACTTTAACACACGCTTTGTCATGAAGACTTTGATGACTATTTGCCCAGGCACAGTGCTGCTGGTTTTCAGTATATCATCATGGATCATTGCTGCCTGGACTGTGCATGTCTGTGAGAG ATACCATGATAAAGTGGAAGTCACTAGTAACTTCTTGGGAGCAATGTGGTTGATCTCTATAACCTTCCTGTCTATTGGTTATGGAGACATGGTGCCTAACACGTACTGTGGGAAGGGAGTGTGTCTACTAACTGGAATCATG GGGGCTGGCTGCACTGCCCTAGTTGTTGCTGTCGTAGCAAGAAAACTAGAGCTCACCAAGGCTGAGAAGCATGTTCATAACTTTATGATGGACACTCAACTCTGCAAAAGA GTAAAAAACACGGCTGCTAATGTACTCAGGGAAACATGGCTAATCTACAAATATACTAAACTCGTGAAGAAGATCGACCACGCCAAGGTCCGGAAACATCAGCGCAAGTTTCTGCAGGCCATTCATCA ACTGCGAAGTGTGAAGATGGAGCAGAGGAAGCTAAATGACCAAGCAAACACGCTGGTCGACTTAGCAAAG ACACAGAATGTGATGTACGACCTAGTCTCGGAGCTGCAGGAGCGCAGTGAGGATCTCGAAAAGCGGATAGGTCACATAGAGACAAAACTGGACTCTATAAACAGCAGTCTGCAGGCTCTGCCTGGTCTGCTCTCACAAGCCATACAGCAGCAACAGCACCACCTGCTGGACGGGCTGACCCAGCGTGGATTCACCCTGATACGACCCTCCTCGCAGGCCTCCGAGCGCTCCTGGTCGTCATCAGTGCACCGACGGCGGTCACCCTCTACCGCACCACACACGTCCTCTGACAGCGGCTAG